The genomic interval TACTGTCTTTTTGCCCCGCTAATTCTTTCATACTTACAGGAGCCAGCGTATGCCCAAACATCGCCAAAACCTGATTTACCTTTTTCATATTAAGATTTTCTTTCCCCTGCTCTATTATCCTGACCACAGTAAGCGCAACCCCGGCACGTTCTGCAAACTCTTCCTGTGTATGGTTTACTTCCTTGCGTTTAACTTTAACAAATTCAGACAGTGATTTCATTATATGCATTTGCATCGATTATATGTAAATGTATATACATTATATGTGATTGCATATAGTTTTTAGAAATCTAGATGAATTATATTCGATTGCATATAATTAAGGCTTAAAATTAATGCTGATCATCTACGATTAGAATGAACTGCCAATTATTGTTCATCTCTTTTAATATGAGTGCCTGAATATTTAATCCGAAAAGTACCTGATTCATAATATTATCTGCCGTAGGTATATTTGGTGGGTAGAAAATCGATTGTTATATGAGCACGAGGCGTTCCGATGGAACGCTTGGTAATGTCTGTGCTGGTGTTTTTTCTACCCACGAATTGTACCTACGGCACAAGATAGAAATGCGTCTTAACCACTTCACAAATTCTACTTTTACTACAATTGATGGGAATTTCTATTCTATTAAAATCAACTTATCATTAATATAAAGACCATAAATTCACCTTCATTCCATTATTCCAATCAATTTCGATAAGGTGTAAACTTAATTCCTTTTATTTCTTGCAGGTAAGCTGAATAACCAAAATTAGCAACGATAATTATCATGATAATGAGGAAACAGACCGGTGTAACTATTTTTATTTTTTCTGAAAATCTCATCTTTTTAAAAGGAATCAGCGAAATTAACAGACCAGGAGTCAACCCAAATAGAACAATAGTTATCAAACTGCCAACCAAATCAATAGCAAATATTGCCCTATCATCAAGATCAGTAGAATTATACGCTGCAAAATATTTAAACTGGATGAAGAAGTGAACCAGTATCATCAGGAAAACAGCAATCCAGATTATTTTTAATTTCATTTTAACAGGCATATTTAGTTAATAAATTTCATCCATTTGCGAGGATATTGTAAAGTAAGAAATTTCGAAATTCTGATATTATCTGCCGCAGGTAGATCTAGTGGGTAGAAAACCAATTGCTGAACATGACACGAGTCGTTCCGATGGAACGCTTAGTAATATCAGTACTGGTATTTTTTCTACCCACGAATTGAACCTACGGCACAAGGTACAGATGAGCACTCTTAGTAACTATAAGACCAATTCGGTCATTTTACCCAGAACTTCGTGGTACCGATTTGGAATATTGGACTTTTTAGAGCCAATTAAAGTTCTTGGATGTTTTGTTTGAAAAGTAAGGGCAGGCAGTGAACCATCTGTAACAGAAAATTTAGTCAAAAAACCATCTGACATTATAACTTCCCTGTCAGGATTAAACACTTTATTGATCCAGCCATCGTATTTAATTCCTGTAAGAAAAACAACAATATCAGGTTTCAGAATAGCAATTTCAGTTTTTAGTAATTCAAAACCCTCTGCATTTCTTTCTTGCAGTTTATAATCTGGTGTCGTGCTGTTACAATCAAATTTTGAAATGTTTGTCCAAAGAAATCCATTGGTTTTTCTTGATACATCTGCATTTTGCCAATTGATATTATAAAAAAGCTTCTTGAAAAATTCCAGAACGGGCTTTTTAAATATCTTAAAGGCTTATTGTCTTTATAGTCAGCAGATTTACCAAGATTAAAATTTGAGTAATTTGTCTGTAACTCCTGCAAAGTTGGTTCGAGATTCATTTGTCCCCAACTATGCGTTTCTTGCCCTACGAACAGAACTTTATTTTCCATTTTTTCATAATCGTCGAAAACGTCCATGAGTAATGGAGCGGAAACATTATTTTCCCAGAATTGGCTGTAAATGGAGTTTAGATAGATTTGGTAGGTTTCTTGTAATTGTTGGTTGAGGGTTGGGATATTCATGTTTGAAATAAAACTGTTATTTTAATATGGAAATTCTCGTTTACTATCAGTTAAATAATATAATAAAAGCGCACGGCTTATTTTATAATATTCGTAAAAGTCATCTGCTTCTAAAAAAGGATTCCAATCAGAACCCCATTTAGTTTCTGGATGAACAAACTGAATTCTTTTCTTGTACGCTTCTTTGATATAATCAAACAAATCGCTCCCATCTGGAAATTCTTCAGCAAATTTTGTTTCGAGAAATTTAAGATTCATTTTGCCTTTACCACCCCACTTTTGATACAATAACTGTAAGTTGCCTTCCAAACTAAACAGGACGTGCCCAATGGCATCCTCAGCAAATGTACGGTTGTCCCAAAGCATTATTGCCTTCATTAGATGTACAGAAGTCCTCATTAATAATTGATTTCTCACGCTGTATGCCTTTAAGAATGCGAAAAAATCGATTTGACAATTAATAAAATCCTTGAAATGGTAACCAATTTGATTAGCATCTTTTTGCTCTCCTCCATAGTAAGATTGCGAACTGAATTGCAATTTAAAGGACATCAATTCCATAAATACACTTACTATGAGATTATCTGGAATATTATCTACTATCCTTGCATCCAATTCCAGAGTCTCGAAACTGTTAAAATATATATGGTCTAAGCTTTTTGAGGAACAAATAATAGCTGTTGCAAATTTTAATTCATTCCTAGTAATTATTGTAATCTCCGACGAATTATTAAAATGTGTTTCGCTTTGGTAATTATTTTTAGTTAATAAAACCGGTTTAAGATTATACGTAGTGTATCTAAAATTACTGTATGAGAATGAAATGTCAGGATAAAAACCTAGGCTTCCTAAAATTCGAAAACGATAAAAGTATTTTGTTTTATTAAAATTTAATTTGCTTGAAACTATATTAAAAAGTTCAACTTCCTTCTTCTTCAAGTGGATGTTTGCAGGTATGTATGAAAGTAACTTATTTATTATTTCAGGACAAATGAGATAATCTTTCAAGTGAATAGGTGGCTGACCCGCTGACAATAAATATAAAATTTTATCGAATATGTAAGACAGAGTTTCCTTATTCTGAGAGGTCTCCCGAGTAAGTTTTTCAACCATATCTTCTAATGTTTTCTCAAGGCCTTCCCTTTTAGAAAAATCCAATTTTCGAATATTTTAAGTCAATTTTAATATTATCAGACTAATTCGCTAAATTTTGTATTTCTTTCACTTCTTAAGCTTCCCGCAAAACCTGCTGCATCAACTGTTCATTTTGCTGTTGACTTTGTCAATACCTCTTCCAGGTATTGCGTTTGTTTGTACCAACCAGCAGTTTCAATGGCAGGAGAAATGAATTTGGTACAGATATCACGTTCGGAGAGTAGTTTTTTATTCATAGGGTAAATTTTTCCCAATGTACTGATTTTAGTAAGAAGAGTACTAATAGTTACATTTCGGCATATCGAGCAATACTGCTGGCCTTTACAAT from Dyadobacter sp. NIV53 carries:
- a CDS encoding helix-turn-helix domain-containing protein; translation: MKSLSEFVKVKRKEVNHTQEEFAERAGVALTVVRIIEQGKENLNMKKVNQVLAMFGHTLAPVSMKELAGQKDSIKL